The Cryptococcus depauperatus CBS 7841 chromosome 7, complete sequence genome window below encodes:
- a CDS encoding septum-promoting GTP-binding protein 1, translating into MADQGYLSSGSGSGRVSGGEGGDRNSIVLKVGMVGDSQIGKTSLMVKYVEGSFDEDYIQTLGVNFMEKTISIRNTEITFSIWDLGGQREFVSMLPLVSNDAVAILFMFDLTRKATLNSVKEWYRQARGFNKTAIPVLIGTKYDQFASFPREEQEEITKQAKRFSKAMHAPLIFCSTSHSINVQKIFKIVLAKAFDLKCVIPEIDEIGEPILLYLDV; encoded by the exons ATGGCTGACCAAGGCTATTTGTCTTCTGGCTCTGGTAGCGGCCGCGTCTCGGGCGGGGAGGGCGGTGACAGAAACTC AATTGTGCTCAAAGTTGGTATGGTGGGGGACTCTCAAATCGGAAAGACGTCCTTGATGGTGAAATATGTCGAGGGGAGTTTTGA TGAGGACTATATACAAACACTTGGCGTCAATTTTATGGAAAAGACAATCAGTATACGAAACACGGAAATCACCTTCTCA ATATGGGATTTGGGTGGTCAAAGAGAATTCGTCTCGATGCTCCCTTTGGTCTCCAACGATGCTGTAGCTATTCTGTTTATGTTTGACCTTACAAGAAAAGCAACTTTAAACAGCGTCAAGGAATGGTATCGCCAGGCGCGAGGATTCAACAAGACAGCCATACCGGTACTTATAGGGACTAAATATGATCAATTCGCCTCTTTTCCACGAGaagaacaggaagaaattACAAAGCAAGCAAAAAGGTTTTCTAAAGCAATGCATGCTCCACTA ATTTTCTGTTCCACATCACACTCCATCAATGTCCAAAAGATCTTCAAGATTGTTTTAGCCAAGGCCTTTGATCTGAAG TGTGTTATACCCGAAATTGACGAAATTGGTGAACCCATTCTTCTCTACCTTGACGTATaa
- a CDS encoding imidazoleglycerol-phosphate dehydratase, translated as MSGRIASVERKTSETQITCSIDLDHVPGVTSQIIQVNTGIGFLDHMFTALAKHGGMSLQLKCKGDLHIDDHHTAEDCALALGEAFKKALGERKGIKRYGYAYAPLDEALSRAVIDISSRPYFVCHLPFTREKVGDLSTEMVSHLLQSFAFAAGVTLHIDSIRGENNHHIAESAFKALALAIRMAISKTGGDDVPSTKGVLAL; from the exons atgTCAGGAAGAATAGCCTCTGTTGAGAGAAAAACTAGCGAGACACAAATAACATGCTCAATTGATTTGGACCATGTGCCAGGTGTCACTAGCCAAATCATTCAAGTGAATACAGGTATAGGCTTCCTCGACCAC ATGTTTACAGCCCTGGCGAAGCACGGCGGCATGTCGCTTCAATTGAAATGCAAAGGTGACCTGCACATTGATGATCACCACACTGCAGAAGATTGTGCATTGGCTCTGGGTGAGGCTTTTAAGAAGGCTCTAGgtgaaagaaaagggaTCAAGCGATATGGTTATGCGTATGCTCCTTTGGATGAG GCGTTGTCCAGAGCCGTGATTGATATTTCTTCTCGACCATACTTTGTGTGCCATCTTCCCTTTACCCGGGAAAAAGTCGGAGACT TATCAACCGAGATGGTGtcccatcttcttcaatcctttgcttttgctgctGGCGTTACTCTTCATATCGATTCCATTCGAGGAGAAAACAACCACCACAT TGCCGAGTCAGCCTTTAAAGCTCTCGCCTTGGCTATCCGAATGGCCATTAGCAAAACCGGCGGAGATGATGTTCCCAGTACCAAGGGCGTTCTTGCTCTATGA